A stretch of Amycolatopsis balhimycina FH 1894 DNA encodes these proteins:
- a CDS encoding SDR family oxidoreductase → MTGVVVTGGGGGIGAALARRFAADGAQVVVADLDGDKAAEVAKEVGGTAFAGDVASPEGVARLVESARGTLGEIDVFCANAGIAPFGGAESGEEMWARTWEVNVMSHVRAANLLLPAWLERGKGHFVATVSAAGLLTSLGSAPYSVTKHGALAFAEWLSATYRHRGITVQAICPQGVRTAMLESTGTAGQLLMGASAIEPEQVADALFAAIEEKRFLVLPHPEVAGYYAVRATDTDRWLGGMNKLQRKVEEAVGEL, encoded by the coding sequence GTGACCGGCGTCGTCGTCACCGGGGGCGGCGGCGGCATCGGTGCCGCGCTGGCCCGCCGCTTCGCCGCCGACGGCGCTCAGGTCGTCGTCGCCGACCTCGACGGCGACAAGGCCGCCGAAGTCGCGAAGGAAGTCGGCGGGACGGCCTTCGCGGGGGACGTCGCGAGTCCCGAAGGCGTCGCGAGGCTGGTCGAGAGCGCCCGCGGAACCCTTGGCGAGATCGACGTCTTCTGCGCCAACGCGGGGATCGCGCCCTTCGGCGGAGCCGAAAGCGGCGAAGAGATGTGGGCGCGCACCTGGGAAGTCAACGTCATGTCCCACGTCCGCGCGGCGAACCTGCTGCTGCCGGCGTGGCTCGAGCGCGGCAAGGGCCACTTCGTCGCGACGGTGTCCGCCGCCGGCCTGCTGACCAGCCTCGGCTCGGCGCCGTACTCGGTGACCAAGCACGGCGCGCTGGCGTTCGCCGAATGGCTGTCGGCGACCTACCGGCACCGCGGCATCACCGTGCAGGCGATCTGCCCGCAGGGCGTGCGCACGGCGATGCTGGAAAGCACCGGCACCGCCGGGCAGCTGCTGATGGGCGCGTCGGCGATCGAGCCGGAGCAGGTGGCGGACGCGCTGTTCGCGGCGATCGAGGAGAAGCGGTTCCTGGTGCTGCCCCACCCCGAGGTCGCGGGCTACTACGCGGTGCGCGCCACCGACACCGACCGGTGGCTCGGCGGGATGAACAAGCTGCAGCGCAAGGTCGAAGAGGCCGTCGGAGAGCTGTGA
- a CDS encoding lectin, with translation MIPVPASAAPLVTDPASLVNPFIGTSNAADDFPGADVPFGMLQWSPDTPSRPDGGGYEYKDSAITGFSLTHLSGPGCGADGDVPILPTVGAVNTGASVSFSHSNESASPGYYSAGLGNGVTTELTTALRSGIGRFTFPATAQANLQFKLNGSQNGTSNQTWTVVSPTEVSGSVTSGHFCGAGFTYTLYFDIVFDRPFSTSGTAAATAVTPKASPGKLHGTATAEAAPAAGPGSAYVRFDTTSNPTVQAKVGISYVSVANAVANRAADIPAFDFAATKQAAHDSWNSLLGRIQVAGGTTAQQRVFYTALYHSLVHPNVFSDRNGQYIGFDNQVHTVASGHSAHYANFSGWDIYRTQAQLSALVAPAQTSDIAQSMIADYAQGGTLPKWSQNNGETYVMVGDPGTAILASYYAFGARNFDTGAALQAMLREASTFNNVRPGLNATNAPGYLPANGTYQCCNFYGPVSTQLEYDTADFALSAFAGALGDTANQAFYAGRAQNWKNTFNSSSGFMQPKQADGSWTGGFDPASGSNFVEGTSWQYTGMVPFNVAGLAAARGGNSSLISYLDSVLAGFHGSGGKQADLGNEPSLELPWEYDYVGQPYKTQKVVRQVQDQIWTDAPGGLAGNDDLGAMSAWYVFSALGFYPMTPGTADLALGSPLFTQAVVTLPSGNTLTVNAPAAADNAPYVQSATWNGSAWNNAYVPTSALAAGGTLSFVLGTSANTAWAASNPPPSYSGTLPHLGALSSGIAGKCADVAQSGTANGTHVQLYTCNNSGAQKWFSGPDGTFQAQGGCLDVSNSGTANGTKVQLWQCNGSGAQKWQPGTAGALVNPQSGRCLDDPNSTSADGTQLQLYDCNQSAAQSWTRG, from the coding sequence ATGATCCCCGTACCCGCCTCCGCGGCGCCGCTCGTCACCGACCCGGCGTCCCTGGTCAACCCGTTCATCGGCACGTCCAACGCCGCGGACGACTTCCCCGGCGCGGACGTCCCGTTCGGCATGCTCCAGTGGAGTCCCGACACGCCCAGCCGCCCCGACGGCGGCGGCTACGAGTACAAGGACTCCGCCATCACCGGCTTCAGCCTGACGCACCTGTCGGGGCCGGGCTGCGGCGCCGACGGCGACGTCCCGATCCTGCCGACCGTCGGCGCGGTGAACACCGGCGCGAGCGTCTCCTTCAGCCACAGCAACGAATCCGCGAGTCCCGGGTACTATTCGGCCGGGCTCGGCAACGGCGTCACGACCGAGCTGACCACCGCGCTGCGGTCGGGGATCGGCCGGTTCACCTTCCCCGCGACGGCGCAGGCGAACCTGCAGTTCAAGCTCAACGGCAGCCAGAACGGCACTTCGAACCAGACGTGGACGGTGGTCAGTCCCACCGAAGTGTCCGGCTCGGTCACGTCCGGGCACTTCTGCGGCGCGGGGTTCACCTACACGCTCTACTTCGACATCGTCTTCGACCGGCCGTTCAGCACCAGCGGGACCGCCGCGGCGACGGCGGTGACCCCGAAGGCGTCGCCGGGCAAGCTGCACGGCACCGCGACGGCCGAAGCCGCGCCGGCGGCCGGCCCGGGCAGCGCGTACGTCCGGTTCGACACGACGAGCAACCCGACCGTGCAGGCCAAGGTCGGCATCTCCTACGTCTCGGTCGCCAACGCCGTCGCCAACCGCGCGGCCGACATCCCGGCGTTCGACTTCGCCGCGACCAAGCAGGCCGCGCACGACAGCTGGAACTCCCTCCTCGGCCGGATCCAGGTCGCCGGCGGGACGACGGCGCAGCAGCGCGTCTTCTACACCGCGCTGTACCACTCGCTGGTGCACCCCAACGTCTTCTCCGACCGCAACGGCCAGTACATCGGCTTCGACAACCAGGTGCACACCGTCGCGAGTGGACACTCGGCGCACTACGCCAACTTCTCCGGCTGGGACATCTACCGCACGCAGGCACAGCTGTCCGCGCTGGTCGCCCCCGCGCAGACGAGCGACATCGCGCAGTCGATGATCGCGGACTACGCCCAGGGCGGCACGCTGCCGAAGTGGTCGCAGAACAACGGCGAGACGTACGTGATGGTCGGTGATCCCGGCACGGCGATTCTCGCGAGCTACTACGCGTTCGGGGCACGGAACTTCGACACCGGGGCGGCGTTGCAGGCGATGCTGCGCGAAGCGAGCACGTTCAACAACGTCCGGCCCGGTCTCAACGCGACGAACGCTCCCGGCTACCTGCCCGCCAACGGCACCTACCAGTGCTGCAACTTCTACGGCCCGGTCTCGACGCAGCTGGAGTACGACACGGCGGACTTCGCGCTCTCGGCGTTCGCCGGGGCGCTGGGCGACACCGCGAACCAGGCCTTCTACGCCGGCCGTGCGCAGAACTGGAAGAACACCTTCAACTCGTCCAGCGGGTTCATGCAGCCCAAGCAGGCGGACGGCTCGTGGACCGGCGGGTTCGACCCGGCGAGCGGCTCGAACTTCGTCGAGGGCACCTCGTGGCAGTACACCGGCATGGTGCCGTTCAACGTGGCGGGCCTCGCCGCGGCGCGCGGCGGCAACAGTTCACTGATCAGCTACCTCGACAGCGTGCTGGCCGGCTTCCACGGCAGTGGCGGGAAGCAGGCCGACCTCGGCAACGAACCCAGCCTCGAGCTGCCGTGGGAGTACGACTACGTCGGGCAGCCGTACAAGACGCAGAAGGTCGTGCGGCAGGTGCAGGACCAGATCTGGACCGACGCGCCCGGTGGGCTGGCCGGCAACGATGACCTCGGCGCGATGAGCGCGTGGTACGTCTTCTCGGCGCTGGGTTTCTACCCGATGACGCCGGGAACGGCGGACCTGGCGCTGGGCAGCCCGCTGTTCACGCAGGCGGTGGTGACGCTCCCGAGCGGCAACACCCTGACGGTGAACGCGCCCGCGGCGGCGGACAACGCGCCGTACGTCCAGAGCGCGACCTGGAACGGCTCGGCGTGGAACAACGCGTACGTGCCGACGTCGGCTCTGGCAGCCGGCGGGACCCTGTCGTTCGTTCTCGGCACTTCCGCGAACACGGCGTGGGCGGCCTCGAACCCGCCGCCGTCGTACTCCGGCACGCTGCCGCACCTGGGCGCGTTGTCTTCGGGCATCGCGGGCAAGTGCGCGGACGTGGCCCAGAGCGGCACGGCGAACGGGACGCACGTGCAGCTGTACACCTGCAACAACTCCGGCGCGCAGAAGTGGTTCTCCGGCCCCGACGGGACGTTCCAGGCCCAGGGCGGCTGCCTGGACGTCAGCAACAGCGGCACGGCGAACGGCACGAAGGTGCAGCTGTGGCAGTGCAACGGCTCCGGCGCGCAGAAGTGGCAGCCGGGCACGGCGGGCGCGCTGGTGAACCCGCAGTCGGGCCGGTGCCTGGACGACCCGAACAGCACGTCGGCCGACGGAACCCAGCTGCAGCTCTACGACTGCAACCAAAGCGCGGCCCAAAGCTGGACCCGCGGCTGA
- a CDS encoding SDR family oxidoreductase — protein MNSFKDRVAIVTGASRGIGLGIAKTLVERGAKVCLTARKPEALEEAVSSLGGPDVAMFVAGKSDDTDHQDETVAKTIETFGRLDYLVNNTGINPAYGPALDIDPAAAAKILAVNVLAPLAWTKRARDAWMGEHGGAVVNVASVAGLGASPGIGMYGVSKAALIRLTVELGAELGPKIRVNAVAPAVVKTKFATALYEGREEEVASAYPMKRLGLPSDIAGAVAFLLSDDAGWITGQTVVLDGGVTLGGGL, from the coding sequence GTGAACTCGTTCAAGGATCGCGTCGCGATCGTCACCGGCGCCAGCCGGGGCATCGGCCTCGGGATCGCGAAGACGCTCGTCGAGCGCGGCGCCAAGGTCTGCCTCACCGCGCGCAAGCCGGAGGCCCTGGAAGAGGCCGTCAGCTCCCTCGGCGGCCCGGACGTCGCCATGTTCGTGGCCGGCAAGTCCGACGACACCGACCACCAGGACGAGACGGTCGCCAAGACGATCGAGACCTTCGGCCGGCTCGACTACCTGGTCAACAACACCGGCATCAACCCCGCCTACGGCCCGGCGCTGGACATCGACCCGGCCGCGGCGGCGAAGATCCTCGCCGTCAACGTGCTCGCGCCGCTGGCCTGGACCAAGCGCGCCCGCGACGCGTGGATGGGGGAGCACGGCGGCGCGGTCGTCAACGTCGCTTCCGTTGCCGGCCTCGGCGCTTCGCCCGGCATCGGCATGTACGGCGTCAGCAAGGCCGCGCTGATCCGGCTGACCGTCGAGCTCGGGGCCGAGCTGGGGCCGAAGATCCGCGTCAACGCCGTCGCCCCGGCCGTGGTCAAGACGAAGTTCGCGACCGCGCTCTACGAGGGCCGCGAGGAGGAGGTCGCCTCGGCGTACCCGATGAAGCGGCTCGGCCTGCCGTCCGACATCGCGGGCGCGGTGGCGTTCCTGCTCTCCGACGACGCGGGCTGGATCACCGGCCAGACCGTGGTCCTCGACGGCGGCGTGACCCTCGGCGGTGGCCTGTGA
- a CDS encoding glycoside hydrolase family 2 TIM barrel-domain containing protein, which produces MPNTPEPSRRLVLGGVGAAVATAAVAPVARATDTLARPDLGVTGRETDLGIGWRFVLANPDGVTDPEGRFADAANPAFDDSKWPVVDVPHDWSIELPPTEKGGTSSGSGFFRGGLGWYRKTFTLPPSLEGKRLSVEFDGVYSDAHVYFNGELLGNHPYAYTGFAFDLTGLVRTGGRPNVLAVRAVNPLPSSRWYAGSGIYRRVRLVVTEPVHVARHGTFVTTPDIAAGRGTVRVATDVVNDSAAAVTAEVRTTVTDPAGRVVANGSAAVAVPAGRTATAVTTQNVAAPRLWSTTAPRLYRVRTDIAVAGRVLDTTTADFGFRYTGFHPDHGFSLNGVPTKLRGVNLHASQGALGAVIDPAALEHQMRLMLAMGVNALRTAHNPPDPQLVTVCERLGIVMMVEAFDCWRTGKLEYDYHRDFDAWSGRDIAEMVHAAKNSPAVVLWSIGNEVPDASMAGGPEIAKALIAVVRGIDPTRPVVMGSDRYRGVPAPGSPQDLILKQLDGLGVNYNTAQSLDGLHAKYPDKFFFESESSSATSTRGVYQDPDLLNTGENHTPGKRATSSYDNNLASWTFSGEYSLKKDRDRKFCQGQFLWAGQDYLGEPTPYDVFPVKTSFFGAVDSAGLPKDAFHLFRSQWTTAPMVHLTPMDWTDHRAGEPVAVWVYSTVDTVELLLNGKSLGVKKFDRKTTVDGRPYLETSEPAGDDKKDPSGSYTSPNGGTGKLHLTWTVPFEPGTLTAIARAGGREVARDQLVTAGPPRAIKLSVDAPGGGVVAGAMTFVTASVVDAHGVVVPGTEPVLRFTVRGPGRIAGVDNGRQELAQSYQQPAIPAFKGQAVAVIAATGGRGPITVTASAPGLAPGTITLSGTNLGQRNGPGARAAGTAVVPAPSTADASYSGAPDTLPSAMLDGNPATGWSNFYVKQATATLPAVSRPRARDWVSLAWPSPQRFGAVTANFVVDGTLTLPAAVEVACRTPRGFEPVRNLRITWGTGANDPTTFAFDPVVTTEVRITMTARGFLRISALTAR; this is translated from the coding sequence ATGCCGAACACCCCCGAACCGAGCAGACGGCTGGTCCTGGGCGGCGTCGGTGCCGCCGTGGCCACGGCGGCGGTCGCGCCGGTTGCCCGGGCCACCGACACTCTCGCCCGGCCGGACCTCGGCGTCACCGGCCGCGAGACGGACCTCGGCATCGGCTGGCGGTTCGTCCTCGCGAACCCCGACGGCGTCACCGATCCGGAGGGCAGGTTCGCCGACGCCGCGAACCCCGCCTTCGACGACTCGAAATGGCCGGTCGTCGACGTCCCGCACGACTGGAGCATCGAGCTCCCGCCGACCGAGAAGGGCGGCACCAGCAGCGGGTCCGGCTTCTTCCGCGGCGGGCTCGGCTGGTACCGCAAGACGTTCACGCTGCCGCCGTCGCTCGAGGGCAAGCGCCTTTCGGTCGAATTCGACGGCGTCTATTCGGACGCCCACGTGTACTTCAACGGCGAACTGCTCGGAAACCACCCCTACGCCTACACCGGGTTCGCCTTCGACCTGACCGGCCTGGTGCGCACCGGCGGGCGGCCGAACGTCCTCGCCGTGCGGGCGGTGAACCCGCTGCCCAGCAGCCGCTGGTACGCCGGCAGCGGGATCTACCGCCGCGTCCGGCTGGTGGTGACCGAGCCGGTGCACGTCGCCCGGCACGGCACGTTCGTCACGACCCCGGACATCGCCGCCGGTCGCGGCACGGTGCGGGTGGCGACGGACGTCGTGAACGACTCCGCCGCCGCGGTGACGGCCGAGGTGCGCACGACCGTCACCGACCCCGCGGGACGGGTCGTGGCGAACGGTTCGGCCGCGGTCGCCGTGCCCGCCGGGCGGACGGCGACCGCGGTCACCACGCAGAACGTCGCCGCGCCGCGGCTGTGGTCGACCACCGCACCCCGGCTGTACCGGGTGCGCACCGACATCGCCGTGGCCGGGCGCGTGCTCGACACGACCACCGCGGACTTCGGCTTCCGGTACACCGGGTTCCACCCGGACCACGGGTTCTCGCTCAACGGCGTGCCGACGAAGCTGCGCGGGGTCAACCTGCACGCGAGCCAGGGCGCGCTGGGCGCGGTGATCGACCCGGCCGCCCTGGAGCACCAGATGCGGCTGATGCTCGCGATGGGCGTCAACGCGCTGCGGACCGCGCACAACCCGCCCGACCCGCAGCTGGTGACGGTCTGCGAACGGCTCGGGATCGTCATGATGGTCGAGGCGTTCGACTGCTGGCGGACCGGCAAGCTCGAATACGACTACCACCGCGACTTCGACGCGTGGAGCGGGCGCGACATCGCCGAGATGGTCCACGCGGCCAAGAACTCGCCGGCCGTCGTGCTGTGGTCGATCGGCAACGAGGTGCCGGACGCGTCGATGGCGGGCGGCCCCGAGATCGCGAAGGCGCTGATCGCCGTGGTCCGCGGGATCGACCCGACCCGGCCGGTCGTCATGGGCTCAGACCGCTACCGCGGTGTCCCGGCGCCGGGCTCGCCGCAGGACCTGATCCTGAAGCAGCTCGACGGCCTCGGCGTCAACTACAACACCGCTCAGTCCCTCGACGGGCTGCACGCGAAGTACCCGGACAAGTTCTTCTTCGAGTCGGAGTCGTCGTCGGCGACCTCGACGCGCGGGGTCTACCAGGACCCGGACCTGCTGAACACGGGCGAGAACCACACGCCGGGCAAGCGGGCGACGTCGTCCTACGACAACAACCTCGCCTCGTGGACCTTCAGCGGCGAGTACTCGCTGAAGAAGGACCGGGACCGGAAGTTCTGCCAGGGCCAGTTCCTCTGGGCCGGGCAGGACTATCTCGGCGAGCCGACACCGTACGACGTCTTCCCGGTCAAGACGTCGTTCTTCGGCGCGGTCGACAGCGCGGGCCTGCCCAAGGACGCCTTCCACCTGTTCCGCAGCCAGTGGACCACCGCGCCGATGGTGCACCTGACGCCGATGGACTGGACGGACCACCGCGCCGGCGAACCGGTCGCGGTGTGGGTCTACTCCACTGTGGACACCGTCGAGCTGCTGCTCAACGGGAAGTCGCTCGGGGTGAAGAAGTTCGACCGCAAGACCACTGTGGACGGACGGCCGTACCTGGAGACGAGCGAGCCGGCCGGCGACGACAAGAAGGACCCCTCGGGCAGCTACACCAGCCCGAACGGCGGCACCGGCAAGCTGCACCTGACCTGGACCGTGCCCTTCGAACCCGGCACGCTGACCGCGATCGCCCGCGCGGGCGGCCGCGAGGTGGCGCGCGATCAGCTCGTCACGGCCGGGCCGCCGCGCGCGATCAAGCTCAGTGTGGACGCGCCGGGCGGCGGTGTCGTGGCCGGGGCGATGACCTTCGTGACCGCGTCCGTCGTGGACGCCCACGGGGTGGTCGTGCCCGGCACCGAGCCGGTGCTGCGGTTCACCGTCCGCGGGCCGGGCCGGATCGCCGGGGTGGACAACGGCAGGCAGGAGCTCGCCCAGAGCTACCAGCAGCCGGCGATCCCGGCGTTCAAGGGCCAGGCGGTCGCGGTGATCGCGGCGACCGGCGGCCGCGGCCCGATCACCGTGACGGCGAGCGCGCCGGGGCTGGCTCCGGGCACGATCACCTTGTCCGGCACGAATCTCGGTCAGCGCAACGGTCCCGGCGCGCGGGCGGCCGGGACGGCGGTGGTCCCGGCCCCTTCGACGGCGGACGCGAGCTACTCGGGCGCCCCGGACACGCTGCCCTCGGCGATGCTGGACGGCAACCCGGCCACCGGCTGGTCGAACTTCTACGTCAAGCAGGCGACGGCGACCCTGCCCGCGGTGAGCCGGCCCCGGGCGCGGGACTGGGTGTCCCTGGCGTGGCCGTCACCCCAGCGGTTCGGCGCTGTCACGGCGAACTTCGTGGTGGACGGGACACTGACGCTCCCGGCCGCGGTGGAGGTCGCCTGCCGCACGCCCCGGGGCTTCGAGCCGGTGCGGAACCTGCGGATCACGTGGGGGACCGGTGCGAACGACCCGACGACGTTCGCGTTCGATCCGGTGGTGACCACGGAAGTGCGGATCACCATGACGGCGCGCGGGTTCCTGCGGATCAGCGCGCTGACGGCCCGCTGA
- a CDS encoding metallophosphoesterase family protein: MRIAAVGDVHLGEDSRGLLRPALEHLAGTADVLLLAGDLTRHGTIDEARVVADELAGLGVPIAAVLGNHDHHSDSGEVIANLLRETGVEVLEGEAARFDLPDGSLGVAGVKGFGGGFAGKCASRFGEREMKDFVEHTMASANSLRKALQSLDTDVVVALTHYAPIPGTLHGEPPEIHPFLGSYLLCEPIDEVGADLALHGHAHFGCEQGVTPGGVRVRNVAQPVIRKAYALYELHPAELSARR; the protein is encoded by the coding sequence ATGAGGATCGCCGCGGTCGGGGACGTGCACCTCGGCGAAGATTCCCGCGGCCTGCTCCGGCCGGCCCTGGAACACCTGGCGGGCACCGCCGACGTCCTGCTGCTGGCCGGCGACCTCACCCGGCACGGCACGATCGACGAAGCCCGCGTGGTGGCCGACGAGCTCGCCGGGCTGGGCGTGCCGATCGCCGCCGTCCTCGGCAACCACGACCACCACAGCGACTCCGGCGAGGTGATCGCCAACCTGCTGCGGGAGACCGGCGTCGAGGTGCTGGAAGGCGAGGCGGCCCGGTTCGACCTGCCGGACGGCTCCCTGGGCGTCGCGGGCGTCAAGGGCTTCGGCGGCGGGTTCGCCGGCAAGTGCGCCAGCCGCTTCGGCGAGCGCGAGATGAAGGACTTCGTCGAGCACACCATGGCGTCGGCCAATTCGTTGCGCAAAGCGTTGCAAAGCCTCGACACCGATGTCGTCGTGGCCCTGACGCACTACGCGCCGATCCCGGGGACGCTGCACGGCGAGCCGCCGGAGATCCACCCGTTCCTCGGCTCGTACCTGCTGTGCGAGCCGATCGACGAGGTGGGCGCCGACCTCGCGCTGCACGGCCACGCCCACTTCGGGTGCGAGCAGGGCGTGACGCCCGGCGGGGTGCGCGTGCGGAACGTGGCCCAGCCGGTGATCCGCAAGGCTTATGCGCTGTACGAGCTGCACCCGGCCGAGCTCTCCGCGCGCCGCTGA
- a CDS encoding dihydrofolate reductase family protein, translated as MAKLLYAFSCSVDGFIAGPGGDMSWLTPYLGPDPLVDELIPRIGALLVGRRTYGGDDPHRGTEGEGKAFGGGWEGPQFVLTHRPAAAAPDVTFVGDLEEAVTAAKEAAGGKYVNVLGAGIARQCLEAGTLDEILALPVPVLLGDGVRMFGHPGGRTIRLEVLRPNWYRVVR; from the coding sequence ATGGCGAAACTGCTCTACGCGTTCAGCTGCTCGGTCGACGGGTTCATCGCCGGCCCCGGCGGGGACATGTCCTGGCTGACCCCATACCTGGGTCCCGACCCGCTGGTCGACGAGCTGATCCCGCGGATCGGCGCGCTGCTCGTCGGCCGGCGGACCTACGGCGGGGACGACCCCCACCGCGGCACCGAAGGCGAGGGCAAGGCATTCGGCGGCGGCTGGGAAGGGCCGCAGTTCGTGCTCACCCACCGCCCGGCGGCCGCGGCCCCCGACGTCACCTTCGTGGGTGATCTCGAGGAGGCCGTGACCGCCGCGAAGGAGGCCGCGGGCGGCAAGTACGTCAACGTTCTCGGCGCCGGCATCGCCCGGCAGTGCCTCGAAGCCGGGACGCTCGACGAGATCCTCGCGCTGCCCGTCCCGGTGCTGCTCGGCGACGGCGTGCGGATGTTCGGCCACCCGGGCGGCCGGACGATCAGGCTCGAAGTCCTGCGCCCGAACTGGTACCGCGTGGTGCGCTAG
- a CDS encoding enoyl-CoA hydratase-related protein, with the protein MTESTVDGVRYAADGPVATLTFDKPGRSNAMDVPMQARYGSALRQADADPAVRAVVVTGAGKAFCPGADLGLLDDISAAPPASGGGHENWRDVLAAAAVGVPVVAAVNGGCAGLGFVIACSADVRFAAAGAKFTTAFARRGLIAEYGIAKLLPELVGQGRARDLLLSGRTFTAEQAFAYGLVQEVVPPGELGLRAHAYATELATYSAPRSMAVMKAQFSREASLPLPEAAREATALMIESFARPELAEGLASWNERRPPRFPPHPAP; encoded by the coding sequence TTGACCGAGTCCACTGTGGATGGTGTGCGATACGCGGCGGACGGCCCCGTCGCCACGCTGACGTTCGACAAGCCCGGCCGCAGCAACGCGATGGACGTGCCGATGCAGGCCCGCTACGGCTCGGCGCTGCGCCAAGCGGACGCCGACCCGGCGGTGCGCGCGGTCGTCGTCACCGGCGCGGGCAAGGCGTTCTGCCCGGGCGCCGACCTTGGCCTGCTCGACGACATCTCGGCCGCTCCCCCGGCGTCGGGCGGCGGCCACGAGAACTGGCGGGACGTGCTGGCGGCCGCGGCGGTCGGCGTCCCGGTCGTGGCGGCGGTCAACGGCGGCTGCGCCGGCCTGGGCTTCGTGATCGCGTGCTCGGCGGACGTCCGCTTCGCGGCGGCGGGCGCGAAGTTCACCACGGCGTTCGCCCGCCGTGGCCTCATCGCGGAGTACGGCATCGCGAAGCTGCTGCCGGAGCTGGTCGGCCAGGGCCGGGCCCGTGACCTGCTGCTCTCCGGCCGGACGTTCACCGCGGAGCAGGCCTTCGCCTACGGCCTGGTCCAGGAAGTGGTCCCGCCGGGCGAGCTGGGACTGCGCGCCCACGCCTACGCGACCGAGCTGGCCACCTACAGCGCACCCCGGTCGATGGCGGTGATGAAGGCGCAGTTCTCCCGGGAAGCCTCACTCCCCCTGCCGGAGGCGGCCCGCGAGGCGACGGCGTTGATGATCGAGTCGTTCGCCCGTCCGGAACTGGCCGAGGGCCTGGCCAGCTGGAACGAGCGCCGCCCACCACGGTTCCCGCCCCACCCGGCCCCCTGA
- a CDS encoding nucleotidyltransferase family protein has protein sequence MEAEALLQSLTRVVTALTGTGLRFAVAGGLAVYARGGPPSDHDVDLFLKPGDADRAAEVLTAAGLRRVHPPEDWLTKVYDGDILVDLIHRPNHRPVTDELLDRAALMRIGSTAAPVVSGTDLLVDKLLVLSAHRCDLAPLLRIARDLREQVEWTEVAVQVSASPYARAFLSLLGDLAVIDPKEALVPEPPQYLVARLSRALAEDPRTAELGVHVTVRGEHVHLTGEVTCPARKTEVDAVVHEYLTGELVHNDVRVADVREPVRAEEIS, from the coding sequence ATGGAAGCGGAGGCGCTGCTGCAGAGCCTGACCCGCGTCGTGACCGCGCTGACCGGCACGGGCCTCCGGTTCGCCGTCGCCGGCGGCCTGGCCGTGTACGCCCGCGGCGGGCCGCCGTCGGACCACGACGTCGACCTGTTCCTCAAGCCCGGCGACGCGGACCGCGCGGCGGAGGTCCTCACCGCCGCCGGGCTGCGGCGCGTGCACCCGCCGGAAGACTGGCTGACGAAGGTCTACGACGGGGACATCCTCGTCGACCTGATCCACCGGCCCAACCACCGGCCGGTGACCGACGAGCTGCTCGACCGGGCCGCGCTGATGCGGATCGGGTCCACCGCGGCGCCGGTCGTCTCCGGCACCGACCTGCTGGTGGACAAGCTGCTCGTGCTGAGCGCGCACCGGTGCGACCTCGCGCCGCTGCTGCGGATCGCCCGGGACCTGCGCGAGCAGGTCGAGTGGACCGAGGTCGCCGTGCAGGTGTCGGCCTCCCCGTACGCCCGGGCGTTCCTGAGCCTGCTCGGCGACCTGGCCGTGATCGACCCGAAGGAGGCACTCGTGCCCGAACCACCGCAGTACCTCGTCGCCCGGCTCAGCCGGGCACTGGCCGAAGACCCCCGTACCGCGGAGCTCGGCGTGCACGTGACCGTCCGGGGCGAGCACGTCCACCTGACCGGCGAAGTGACCTGTCCGGCGCGGAAGACGGAGGTGGACGCCGTCGTCCACGAGTACCTGACGGGAGAGCTGGTGCACAACGACGTCCGGGTCGCCGACGTCCGGGAACCGGTGCGGGCGGAGGAGATTTCATGA